The segment CTTTCGCGCCTTCTGCGGCTTTACCCGACTGGCGGCGCGTCGGCCTCCCGCGTCCGCCTCCGAGACCCGCACTTTGAGGTCGGACATGTGGCGCACGCTGGTACATGCGCTGTCATCGCGGCGTCCAGGCCGTCCTGGTGCTCGAAGATGCAGGCTTCCAGGTCGAAGCCGCTCCCATCCGCCGGTCGGTCCTGGAGCACGTTGTTGCTCTGAAATGGCTCGCAGCGCAGGGTAGCGTTGTCGCGGGCATCTTACGGCGCGGTGCCGCTAACGACGCGAAGAGGCGCAAGGAAGCCATGCGGGCTGCTAACTGGACCTCGGTCGACCTGGGCCTCTTTGATGCCGTAATCCAGGACGGCCACGGCATTGACTCCCAGTACGACAACTTGCTGGCCTTCAAACACCGGTGTGAGAGTTTCGGCACATCGCATGATTGGACGACCTACCTCGCCGAGACTGCCCAGTCTCACCCCTCCTGGGAATCCGCTCTGCCCTACCTGGACGTCACCACGGGCAAGCCCGTGGCCCGCAACGCCCCAAACCCGCTGGTCGACCAGGCGGGCTTCTGCGCGATCCACCTGCTCGAGGCACTGATCTGCATCAACCAAATCATCGACAGTGACAGCCTCGCCGCAGCGCTGGACGAGATCGAGCTCTTGGTGAAGGCGCTGGTCGTGCGCCAGCGACAAGAACGCGGGCTGCCGGTTCCGCCAGAGCTTCGCACGGATGAAAGTACGAAGAAGGCCAGCATCCCGGACTTGTGATCTTCTTTTTTGACCACATCTGTGGCATCGAGCTGCTCAAGAGGTCACTTTCACGCCTCCTAGCTGCGTTGGCCGAAGGCTCTGTCCATCGCCGCCGTCGTATCGCGAAGTCCTTCCGGCAGGAGGTGTGAGTAGCGATCTAGAGTTGTAGTGATCGATCGGTGCCCCAAGTGTTTTTGGAGCTTGTAGATGTCGAGCCCGCATGCAGAAGCCAAGAGGCATTCGAGTGCCTTAGGTCGTGAATCCGTGGCCGCTTGGTAAGACCCTTTGATTGCGCCTTCATGATCGCCCGATCCCAGACACCCCACGCGCGACGGTGGTCAATGTGAGTTCCGGCCGTGTTGAGGATACAGGTCCGCCGGACTTTGCTGCCGCGAGATAAGCGGACGCACCTTCGCAAACACCGACGCGGGGAGGCCATTGTCCTCTTGGACTGCCGGGTTTTAGTCGGTCCGATGTAAGAGACGTTATCTTCGTCTTTTGTCCAAGCGCGCACAACGTTTACCACATGCTGGCCCGAGGCAGTAGTTATTGGAAATCGCGGGCCTCCAATGCAG is part of the Arthrobacter methylotrophus genome and harbors:
- a CDS encoding DUF5677 domain-containing protein is translated as MRCHRGVQAVLVLEDAGFQVEAAPIRRSVLEHVVALKWLAAQGSVVAGILRRGAANDAKRRKEAMRAANWTSVDLGLFDAVIQDGHGIDSQYDNLLAFKHRCESFGTSHDWTTYLAETAQSHPSWESALPYLDVTTGKPVARNAPNPLVDQAGFCAIHLLEALICINQIIDSDSLAAALDEIELLVKALVVRQRQERGLPVPPELRTDESTKKASIPDL